One genomic window of Candidatus Scalindua japonica includes the following:
- a CDS encoding tail fiber domain-containing protein, whose protein sequence is MEVIFRRLFFTVMFSLVVMGGFFLNEKVVAAQGINVADTIAKVQEVHDEISALDPSLFDKPNDQNKLTKKLNNVINKLGNDKHDKALDILENDIVDTLNGCDMIGEPDEDDKILDCLSQSIIYPLVVESIDMVEILSFEDKNTVMLQDTSPGLAQNGNINISGNAIIGGTLDTTGNVKVDTVNEITTPVDGNTRVLVHDTADNVIKFKPVQTLAMQGPQGPAGINGTDGSTGPVGPMGLQGPMGLQGPQGPAGADGADGTQGPQGDTGPAGPQGPIGPTGPAGADGADGAQGPEGPVGGVDKQFVYNDNGTAKGADVHYDKTTGYVGIGTTSTVANLHVMDDSSQSSIYIGNSAAGTATLILDASNGDGMGSDYFAIRQNDDLSAYLKTNNFAGNLSLWAGSNVSTNQLVLNTNTNVGIGTANPIAKLDISGNVKVDTVNDVGVVDVNTRILVHDTDNIVKYKTVSQLALQGPQGIPGPVGPQGPTGPAGADGADGTQGLQGIPGIQGPVGLTGPQGEQGFVGPVGPQGADGDSHWLLDGLNTYYNDGKVGIGTGLPSLGRLQIEDGANPQIVLKNPDSGGGYWSIGQSDTGWNSGGGKLLFIPDSTNSANAFVTFDNLGKVGIGTTNPLRKLHLYGPDQQTLKLEGTGTQPAVLQIENSGVSEGIIIGVENDSGGTMVSGSGAFDGVAGMWNDQPFHLFTNNNIAMTIDNTSNIGIGTLSPAMKLQVNADGTVLDNSWLSGAGYGGMGIVETDAELRIISTDDGQYGSAIVFGQVDLSNPSDFEDAWGIFRETTGDGQGDGTLNFSYVNSSDVHNKALSLMTIKTDGKVGIGTSTPVAKLDVSGNVKVDTVNEISTVDANTKVLVHDADNIVKYKSVSQIALQGPQGIQGPVGPQGPAGPAGADGADGTQGLQGIQGIQGPVGPTGPQGPEGPQGPSGADLFDHPWTQFGTDVYYNSGNVGIGTDNPVGVLELELPSASTNYIGSVNHLVLSNPDPTVNSFASILFSGDSGGGNYARIGSIFADKTSPSQDAHLFFATTNAGTLGERVRILNNGNVGIGTTSPNENLHIYGTDTGPDTSQAAIALEITDPTKYSMVQFLENGTQSGAITARGSQWPSNPDPNYLSFFSDGRNIPGNPAGFAFFIFASSSTSPGEVMRITKAGNVGIGTTSPSYKLHVNGTAYATGAAGSLSDIRHKRNILPVSEGALDIIGKLRPITYEWKNPVDNGMKGTQIGLIAQEVEKVLPEVVLTQDNEDQTKALKYNEFIPVIIKAIQEVKKENEALKTKNEELREKLAVLTDRQEVIEDMLLALSIKLPKEKLVKFDNVESDEAQNNIQ, encoded by the coding sequence ATGGAAGTAATATTCAGGAGATTATTTTTTACCGTAATGTTTTCACTAGTAGTCATGGGTGGTTTTTTTCTTAATGAAAAAGTTGTAGCAGCTCAGGGAATTAACGTAGCCGATACAATTGCAAAAGTTCAGGAAGTTCATGATGAAATAAGCGCTTTGGATCCTTCATTATTTGACAAGCCAAATGATCAGAATAAATTAACTAAAAAACTGAATAATGTAATAAACAAACTTGGAAATGATAAACATGACAAAGCATTGGATATACTGGAGAATGATATAGTAGATACATTAAATGGATGCGATATGATTGGAGAACCTGATGAAGACGATAAGATATTGGATTGTCTTTCCCAAAGTATAATTTACCCATTAGTAGTTGAATCAATTGATATGGTTGAAATACTTAGTTTTGAAGATAAAAATACGGTAATGTTACAGGATACAAGTCCCGGATTAGCACAGAATGGAAACATAAATATAAGTGGTAATGCTATAATTGGAGGCACTCTGGATACTACAGGTAACGTAAAGGTGGATACCGTAAACGAAATTACTACGCCAGTAGATGGAAATACCAGGGTATTAGTGCATGATACTGCTGATAACGTAATTAAATTTAAACCTGTACAGACACTTGCTATGCAGGGGCCACAAGGACCAGCTGGCATTAATGGAACAGATGGTTCAACAGGTCCTGTGGGGCCGATGGGTTTGCAGGGGCCTATGGGGCTCCAAGGACCTCAAGGTCCAGCGGGAGCTGATGGCGCAGACGGTACTCAGGGGCCTCAAGGTGATACAGGACCGGCAGGGCCACAGGGGCCAATTGGGCCAACAGGACCTGCTGGTGCTGACGGAGCAGATGGAGCACAGGGTCCAGAGGGTCCGGTAGGAGGAGTTGATAAGCAATTTGTCTATAATGACAATGGCACAGCAAAAGGGGCTGATGTACATTATGATAAGACAACAGGTTATGTTGGTATTGGAACTACAAGTACGGTGGCAAATTTACATGTTATGGATGATAGTAGTCAATCGTCTATATATATTGGTAACTCTGCAGCAGGAACAGCAACGTTAATTTTAGATGCATCGAACGGTGACGGTATGGGTAGTGACTATTTTGCTATTAGGCAAAATGATGATTTATCAGCATATCTTAAAACGAATAATTTTGCTGGCAATTTGTCTCTATGGGCCGGCTCAAATGTTAGCACTAATCAATTGGTTCTTAATACAAACACTAACGTAGGAATTGGGACGGCAAATCCAATTGCAAAATTAGATATTTCGGGCAACGTAAAAGTAGATACAGTAAATGATGTTGGCGTTGTTGATGTTAATACCAGGATATTAGTGCATGACACTGACAATATTGTTAAATACAAAACAGTTTCACAGCTTGCATTACAGGGACCTCAGGGTATTCCAGGACCTGTTGGGCCACAAGGGCCGACAGGTCCAGCAGGAGCAGATGGTGCTGACGGAACGCAGGGACTTCAGGGTATTCCAGGTATCCAGGGGCCAGTTGGTTTAACAGGGCCACAAGGTGAGCAAGGGTTTGTGGGGCCAGTAGGCCCTCAAGGAGCAGACGGAGATTCTCACTGGCTGCTTGATGGACTTAACACGTATTATAACGATGGCAAGGTTGGCATTGGGACTGGGTTACCATCACTTGGAAGGTTGCAAATTGAAGACGGTGCAAATCCTCAAATAGTATTAAAAAATCCAGACTCTGGTGGAGGATATTGGAGTATTGGTCAATCTGATACAGGCTGGAATTCTGGTGGTGGTAAATTACTCTTTATTCCTGATAGTACAAACTCTGCAAACGCATTTGTAACGTTTGACAACCTGGGCAAGGTCGGCATAGGAACGACGAATCCGTTGAGAAAGTTACACCTCTATGGACCTGATCAACAAACTTTAAAACTGGAAGGAACAGGTACACAACCCGCTGTTCTCCAAATTGAAAACTCTGGAGTGTCAGAAGGAATTATTATTGGTGTTGAGAATGATTCAGGAGGAACAATGGTCTCTGGATCTGGTGCATTCGATGGAGTTGCAGGTATGTGGAATGACCAACCATTTCATTTATTCACCAATAACAATATTGCTATGACCATTGATAATACAAGTAATATTGGTATAGGCACACTGAGTCCTGCAATGAAACTCCAAGTGAATGCTGATGGGACGGTCTTAGATAATAGCTGGCTCAGCGGTGCCGGGTATGGCGGTATGGGGATAGTGGAAACGGATGCCGAACTTAGGATTATTTCAACAGATGATGGTCAATATGGCTCAGCCATTGTATTTGGACAAGTTGACCTCTCCAATCCTTCTGATTTTGAAGATGCCTGGGGTATCTTTCGGGAGACAACTGGAGATGGACAAGGTGATGGCACTCTGAACTTTTCCTATGTGAATTCTTCAGATGTACATAATAAAGCCTTGTCACTTATGACTATTAAAACAGACGGCAAGGTCGGCATTGGCACATCAACCCCTGTTGCTAAATTAGATGTTTCTGGAAACGTAAAGGTAGATACAGTAAATGAGATTAGCACAGTTGATGCAAATACCAAGGTATTAGTGCATGACGCTGACAACATTGTTAAATATAAATCTGTTTCACAGATTGCTTTACAAGGGCCTCAGGGTATTCAAGGACCTGTTGGGCCACAAGGTCCGGCAGGTCCAGCCGGAGCAGATGGTGCTGATGGAACGCAAGGACTTCAGGGTATTCAAGGTATCCAGGGGCCAGTTGGCCCAACAGGTCCGCAGGGGCCTGAAGGACCACAAGGACCGTCAGGTGCAGATTTATTTGATCATCCTTGGACGCAGTTCGGAACAGATGTATACTATAATAGTGGTAATGTGGGCATTGGAACTGATAACCCGGTTGGAGTCTTAGAGTTAGAATTACCAAGTGCCAGTACAAACTATATTGGTAGCGTAAACCACCTGGTCCTATCAAATCCTGATCCCACAGTTAACAGCTTTGCCAGCATTCTTTTTTCTGGTGATAGTGGTGGCGGAAATTACGCTCGGATTGGTTCAATATTTGCCGATAAAACATCGCCAAGCCAAGATGCACATTTATTTTTTGCTACTACTAATGCAGGAACTCTTGGGGAGAGAGTAAGAATTTTAAACAACGGCAACGTAGGTATCGGCACGACGAGTCCAAATGAAAATCTACATATTTATGGTACCGATACTGGTCCAGACACATCACAGGCTGCAATTGCCCTTGAAATAACTGATCCAACCAAATACTCAATGGTTCAGTTTTTGGAAAACGGAACACAATCAGGGGCTATAACCGCCAGAGGCTCACAATGGCCTAGTAATCCTGATCCTAACTATTTATCTTTTTTTTCAGACGGAAGAAATATACCAGGAAATCCAGCAGGATTTGCATTCTTCATTTTTGCTTCCAGTTCGACAAGTCCAGGGGAAGTCATGAGAATAACAAAGGCCGGTAATGTCGGCATAGGCACGACAAGTCCTTCTTACAAGTTACATGTAAATGGTACTGCTTATGCAACGGGTGCAGCCGGATCTCTTTCTGATATTCGTCACAAAAGAAATATACTTCCTGTCTCTGAGGGCGCATTGGATATAATAGGAAAACTTAGACCAATTACATACGAGTGGAAGAATCCTGTTGACAATGGAATGAAAGGTACTCAAATTGGCCTTATTGCACAGGAAGTAGAAAAGGTCTTACCGGAGGTTGTTTTGACTCAAGATAATGAAGATCAGACAAAAGCTCTGAAGTATAACGAATTCATTCCTGTGATAATCAAAGCGATTCAGGAGGTTAAGAAGGAAAATGAAGCTCTCAAGACAAAGAACGAAGAACTCAGGGAGAAGCTTGCGGTTTTAACAGATCGACAGGAAGTCATCGAGGATATGCTCCTTGCATTATCAATCAAGCTTCCAAAGGAGAAGCTGGTAAAGTTTGATAATGTAGAATCGGATGAAGCACAAAACAACATCCAATAA
- a CDS encoding sugar nucleotide-binding protein, whose product MAKILIAGCGDVGTSLGKALVKKGHHVVGLRRHSPADKMGIRFIEADFTNPTELSVLDTDFDQVFFLAAPKQHDLCAYREVYEFGLGNLFNRFSANHNSPHFISISSTSVYGQVNGEWVNEDSLTEPRKYNGQIQLLSEQRVLAENKNNLVVRFAGIYGPGRKRMLRKASKGGPVQYKPPYYTNRIHKEDCVGVLTFLFEKRLEGEQLHSHYLASDDDPAPMWEVVSWIANTLKCKPPEIKQVEQDATQNKRCCNKRLKELGYRFKYPTYKEGYQKVINDL is encoded by the coding sequence ATGGCAAAAATATTAATTGCAGGTTGTGGAGATGTTGGAACCAGCCTTGGGAAAGCTCTTGTTAAAAAGGGCCATCATGTAGTTGGATTGAGACGCCATTCCCCTGCTGACAAGATGGGTATCCGTTTTATTGAAGCAGATTTCACAAACCCAACTGAATTATCAGTCTTAGATACTGATTTTGATCAGGTATTTTTTCTGGCCGCTCCAAAGCAGCACGATTTATGCGCGTATAGAGAAGTTTACGAATTCGGACTGGGAAATTTATTCAATAGATTCTCTGCAAATCACAATAGTCCACACTTTATATCGATATCCTCCACCAGTGTATATGGTCAGGTAAATGGAGAGTGGGTTAATGAGGATTCGTTAACGGAACCACGGAAATATAATGGACAGATACAACTGTTATCCGAACAGAGAGTTCTGGCTGAAAATAAGAATAATCTTGTGGTTCGTTTTGCCGGGATATATGGGCCAGGACGTAAACGGATGTTAAGAAAAGCTTCTAAAGGAGGCCCGGTACAATATAAACCTCCCTATTATACAAACCGAATCCACAAAGAGGATTGTGTCGGTGTACTGACATTTTTATTCGAAAAAAGGCTGGAAGGCGAACAATTACATTCACACTATTTAGCGAGTGATGATGATCCTGCTCCAATGTGGGAAGTTGTTTCATGGATAGCAAATACACTTAAGTGCAAACCACCTGAAATCAAACAGGTAGAACAGGATGCTACACAAAACAAAAGGTGCTGTAACAAACGGTTAAAAGAGCTGGGATACCGCTTTAAATATCCAACATACAAAGAAGGTTATCAGAAGGTAATAAATGATTTATAG
- the msrA gene encoding peptide-methionine (S)-S-oxide reductase MsrA, with the protein MSVKYNKHFLAILVLLFTPFSLFAQAKYEKATFAGGCFWCMEHPFEKLEGVSEVLSGYTGGQKKDPTYEEVSAGATFHYESIQITYDPAKISYSKLLDVFWRQIDPTDHEGQFVDRGLQYRTAVFYHNEEQKRLAEESKEQLDKSGRFDEDIVTEIIEATPFYKAEEYHQDFYKKSPRRYRAYRRGSGRDKFLERIWKKKMDTEHNSNKFNKAAHAELIKKLTPLQFKVTQESGTEKPFENEFWDNKKEGIYVDVVSGEPLFSSHDKFASGTGWPSFTKPLEPDNFIEVEDRKFFMKRIEVRSKHADSHLGHVFEDGPEPTGLRYCINSASLRFIVKEDLEKEGYGEYKKLFE; encoded by the coding sequence ATGTCAGTAAAATATAATAAACATTTCCTTGCCATTCTTGTTTTGCTTTTTACGCCATTTAGTCTGTTTGCTCAAGCTAAATATGAGAAAGCAACTTTTGCGGGAGGTTGTTTCTGGTGTATGGAACACCCTTTTGAAAAACTGGAAGGTGTTTCAGAGGTCTTATCCGGTTATACAGGTGGGCAGAAAAAGGACCCGACATATGAAGAGGTTTCTGCAGGAGCAACATTTCATTATGAGTCAATCCAGATAACGTACGATCCTGCTAAAATAAGTTATTCAAAACTACTTGATGTGTTCTGGAGACAGATAGATCCAACTGATCATGAAGGACAGTTTGTTGATAGAGGATTACAATACAGGACAGCTGTTTTTTATCACAATGAAGAACAGAAACGCCTGGCAGAAGAGTCGAAAGAACAGTTGGATAAATCAGGAAGATTTGACGAAGATATCGTAACTGAAATTATTGAGGCAACACCATTTTATAAAGCAGAAGAATATCATCAGGATTTTTATAAAAAGAGTCCGCGACGGTACAGGGCTTATAGAAGAGGTTCCGGACGTGATAAATTCCTGGAAAGAATTTGGAAAAAAAAGATGGATACAGAACATAATAGCAATAAATTTAACAAGGCCGCTCATGCAGAACTGATAAAGAAATTGACGCCATTACAATTTAAAGTAACTCAGGAGAGTGGTACGGAAAAACCATTCGAGAATGAATTCTGGGACAATAAAAAGGAGGGAATCTATGTTGACGTCGTCTCCGGTGAACCACTTTTCAGCTCACACGACAAGTTTGCTTCCGGTACCGGTTGGCCAAGCTTTACAAAACCGCTTGAACCTGATAATTTTATAGAAGTGGAAGACAGAAAGTTCTTTATGAAGAGAATAGAAGTAAGAAGTAAACATGCTGACTCTCACCTTGGGCATGTATTTGAAGATGGCCCTGAACCGACAGGACTTCGCTACTGCATAAACTCTGCATCTCTGCGTTTCATTGTAAAAGAAGATCTGGAAAAAGAGGGATATGGTGAGTATAAAAAACTTTTTGAATAA
- a CDS encoding tetratricopeptide repeat protein, which yields MRKKKLMKHIMFPATHRLRIIAISTMALLFTFPVFAQEALWKKLNGKLIKFYQEDQYAEAISTGNEALQVAEETFGKEHPKVATSLNNLALLYKAQGQYNTAEDFYKQSLTILEKSLGTENPKIGTARYNLAQLYHSQERYDEAEEMYKRTLAIDEKILSPEHPDVALSLHNLAQLYNDQERYDEAESLYKRVLTILEKVLGPDHENVALVLDNLASLYQKTGKKEEADKLSGRAKQIRSKGFK from the coding sequence ATGCGGAAGAAGAAACTGATGAAGCATATAATGTTTCCGGCGACTCACCGATTAAGGATTATTGCTATATCAACAATGGCATTGTTGTTTACCTTTCCGGTTTTTGCACAGGAAGCGTTGTGGAAAAAGCTGAATGGCAAGTTGATTAAATTTTATCAGGAGGACCAATACGCGGAAGCAATAAGTACAGGCAATGAAGCATTACAGGTTGCAGAGGAAACATTTGGAAAGGAGCATCCTAAGGTCGCAACTTCCCTGAACAACCTGGCCTTACTATATAAAGCCCAGGGACAGTACAATACTGCTGAGGACTTTTATAAGCAATCGCTGACTATCTTAGAAAAATCCCTTGGTACGGAAAATCCAAAAATTGGAACTGCACGGTACAACCTCGCTCAACTCTATCATAGCCAGGAGAGGTATGATGAAGCAGAAGAGATGTATAAACGGACACTTGCAATAGATGAGAAAATACTCAGTCCCGAGCATCCGGACGTTGCTTTATCTCTACATAATCTTGCACAACTTTATAACGATCAGGAACGGTATGACGAAGCCGAGTCTCTTTATAAGCGTGTGCTGACAATCCTGGAAAAAGTCCTTGGGCCTGACCATGAGAATGTGGCATTGGTCCTGGATAACCTGGCGTCGCTTTATCAGAAAACAGGAAAGAAAGAAGAAGCTGATAAATTATCCGGACGGGCAAAACAAATTCGTTCAAAAGGGTTTAAGTGA
- a CDS encoding type II toxin-antitoxin system HicB family antitoxin: MRYAIVIEKGPENFSVYVPDLPGCVSTGSTASEAEENIKDAISFHIDGLKEDGLSVPEPTTICEYIETA, encoded by the coding sequence ATGCGATATGCCATAGTCATTGAAAAAGGGCCAGAAAATTTCTCAGTATACGTACCTGACCTGCCCGGTTGTGTTTCTACTGGTTCGACAGCGAGCGAAGCTGAAGAGAATATCAAGGATGCAATTTCATTTCATATTGATGGCTTAAAGGAAGATGGTCTGTCAGTACCAGAACCAACTACTATTTGTGAATATATTGAAACCGCTTGA
- a CDS encoding type II toxin-antitoxin system HicA family toxin, with product MKVRDIIKLIEEDGWYWIKTKGSHRQYKHTVKEGRVTVPGKFSDDLMPGTLNSIYKQAKLKKG from the coding sequence ATGAAAGTTCGTGATATCATAAAACTTATTGAAGAAGATGGATGGTATTGGATCAAAACAAAAGGCAGTCATAGACAGTATAAACATACAGTAAAAGAGGGACGTGTCACTGTTCCTGGTAAATTTTCAGATGATCTCATGCCCGGGACTTTAAATAGCATCTACAAACAAGCCAAATTAAAGAAAGGATAA
- a CDS encoding sulfite oxidase: MERDIYKLTRRGFLRKSSLMTITAILGTSIPFANLMPEGLIPIGIADAKGPIKIPDKHPDLSILSNLPINMETPPHLLDDEVTPAGKMFVRNSGHPPENPDPNSWTLTIEGESAGHQMSFTIDELKEKFKHYTYQIQIECGGNGRSEFRPRVKGLQWTYGAVSCASWTGARLKDVLAHVGVRDDAVYIGYYGADTHLSRDPDKVVISRGVPIEKAMEDESLIAFAMNGQDIPYLNGYPLRLVTGGWPGSTCGKWLRKIEIRNRVHDGKKMRGKSYRVPTHPVARGKKVANENMRIIESMPVKSIITFPRTQTSVNLEEPLELRGHAWAGDLSVSKMHLSIDFGATWIECKLTNPVNRLAWQRWFCKVRFAEKGYYEVWAKATDSNGRMQPMVVPGWNPKGYLNNSCHRIALYVT; the protein is encoded by the coding sequence ATGGAAAGAGACATTTACAAATTAACACGGAGAGGCTTCCTGAGAAAAAGCAGCCTTATGACTATAACAGCAATCCTGGGTACAAGTATCCCCTTTGCCAACTTAATGCCGGAAGGTCTGATCCCTATTGGAATTGCTGACGCTAAGGGACCGATCAAAATACCGGACAAACATCCCGATCTCAGCATTTTAAGTAACCTGCCCATTAACATGGAAACACCACCACACCTGCTTGACGATGAGGTAACACCTGCAGGTAAAATGTTTGTAAGAAACAGCGGTCATCCGCCGGAAAATCCTGATCCCAATAGCTGGACGCTTACGATAGAAGGTGAATCTGCCGGACATCAAATGAGTTTCACAATTGATGAACTAAAGGAGAAATTCAAGCATTATACATATCAGATACAGATTGAATGTGGTGGTAACGGTCGAAGCGAATTCAGACCACGTGTAAAAGGTCTCCAGTGGACTTACGGTGCTGTCAGTTGCGCCAGTTGGACAGGTGCCAGGCTGAAAGATGTTCTTGCACACGTTGGGGTCAGGGATGATGCCGTTTATATCGGTTATTACGGGGCGGATACTCACTTGAGCAGAGATCCCGATAAGGTCGTTATTTCAAGAGGTGTGCCAATAGAAAAAGCGATGGAAGATGAATCTCTCATCGCTTTTGCAATGAACGGACAGGACATACCTTATCTTAACGGATACCCCCTGAGACTGGTTACCGGAGGTTGGCCAGGGTCTACCTGCGGTAAATGGTTGAGAAAAATCGAAATAAGAAATAGAGTCCATGACGGAAAGAAAATGAGGGGAAAGTCGTACCGGGTACCCACTCATCCTGTTGCACGCGGCAAAAAGGTAGCAAATGAAAATATGCGCATTATTGAGTCTATGCCGGTGAAATCTATAATAACCTTTCCGCGGACACAAACCTCTGTAAACCTTGAAGAACCGTTAGAGCTGCGAGGGCATGCATGGGCGGGGGATCTTTCCGTTTCGAAGATGCATCTGTCTATTGATTTCGGAGCAACATGGATAGAGTGTAAATTAACAAATCCTGTGAACCGCCTAGCGTGGCAGAGGTGGTTTTGCAAAGTGCGTTTTGCTGAAAAAGGATATTATGAAGTATGGGCAAAAGCAACGGACAGCAATGGCAGAATGCAGCCAATGGTTGTACCGGGATGGAACCCGAAAGGTTACCTGAATAATTCATGTCACAGGATTGCTCTCTACGTAACATAA
- a CDS encoding DNA-methyltransferase, with protein MKNINETSHKLIHGDSRDLSFLPNDSVHLVVTSPPYWNLKRYNENSDQLGHIDNYETFLKELKKVWKGVFRVLVPGGRLVCVVGDVCVSRRKYGRHLVFPLHADISVICRKIGFDNLNPIIWHKISNANYEVSNGTKFLGKPYEPNAIIKNDMEYILMQRKPGGYRQPSEEQRKKSKISKNDFNDWFKQIWNITGASTKNHPAPFPLKLATRLVRMFSFYNDTVLDPFCGSGTTLIAALRNGRNSTGIEIDKEYCQMTARYLKAETNQPPTKAKLIFQKMTDGSCGKVKIGEDKSLSKVRTAKKMMK; from the coding sequence ATGAAAAATATTAATGAAACATCTCATAAACTGATACATGGTGATTCGCGAGACCTCTCATTTTTGCCAAATGACTCTGTTCATCTTGTCGTAACGTCCCCGCCCTACTGGAATCTTAAACGTTACAATGAAAATTCCGATCAATTGGGCCATATAGATAATTATGAAACATTTTTAAAAGAGTTGAAGAAAGTCTGGAAAGGTGTATTCAGAGTGCTGGTCCCTGGCGGCAGATTAGTATGTGTCGTCGGTGATGTCTGCGTTTCCCGGCGTAAATACGGAAGGCATCTTGTCTTCCCCTTACACGCTGATATTTCGGTAATATGCAGGAAGATTGGATTTGATAATCTCAATCCCATCATCTGGCATAAAATATCAAACGCAAACTATGAAGTATCCAACGGTACAAAGTTCCTGGGAAAGCCCTATGAACCCAATGCTATTATCAAAAATGATATGGAATACATATTAATGCAACGAAAACCGGGAGGATACAGACAGCCATCTGAAGAACAGCGAAAGAAAAGCAAAATCAGTAAAAATGATTTTAACGATTGGTTCAAGCAGATATGGAATATAACCGGCGCTTCTACGAAGAACCACCCTGCACCCTTTCCTCTCAAATTAGCTACTCGCCTGGTTCGGATGTTCTCCTTCTATAACGATACGGTACTGGACCCTTTTTGCGGATCAGGAACAACGTTGATTGCCGCTTTAAGAAATGGCAGAAACAGCACTGGTATAGAAATAGACAAAGAGTACTGCCAAATGACGGCACGATACTTAAAAGCGGAAACGAATCAACCGCCAACTAAAGCAAAGTTAATATTCCAGAAAATGACTGATGGTAGTTGCGGTAAAGTAAAGATCGGTGAAGACAAATCTCTGTCTAAAGTAAGAACCGCAAAAAAAATGATGAAATAG
- a CDS encoding PaeR7I family type II restriction endonuclease produces the protein MQKITDNPDQQVAVAVAHYWVTRKAQGERQKSKGTADAGLRSAVTGGAQMDEFINLFTKIILDTGIKSKYVYRKKLLELPGFFRPTKEWDLLVIKDDSLVAAVEAKSQVGPSFGNNFNNRTEEAMGTALDLWTAFREGAFKGDTPPFLGYFFMLEECEASKRPVKVKEPHFKVFPEFTGASYMKRYELFCKKLIRERHYTSASFITSDSVNGINGIYKEPSTDLAFSHFAKSLSSHVRVFAE, from the coding sequence ATGCAGAAAATTACTGACAATCCTGACCAACAGGTAGCTGTGGCAGTTGCTCATTACTGGGTTACCCGCAAGGCACAGGGAGAACGGCAAAAAAGCAAGGGGACCGCTGACGCCGGCTTGAGAAGCGCTGTGACCGGTGGCGCGCAAATGGATGAATTTATTAATCTTTTTACAAAGATAATACTGGATACCGGAATTAAAAGTAAATATGTTTACCGGAAGAAACTGCTGGAGTTACCGGGATTCTTTCGACCTACGAAGGAGTGGGATTTACTGGTTATCAAAGATGATAGCTTAGTTGCCGCGGTAGAGGCAAAATCTCAAGTCGGGCCATCCTTTGGTAACAATTTCAATAACCGGACAGAAGAGGCAATGGGGACGGCCCTTGATCTCTGGACAGCATTCAGAGAAGGTGCGTTTAAAGGAGATACTCCGCCGTTTCTCGGTTATTTCTTTATGCTTGAAGAGTGTGAAGCTTCGAAACGTCCCGTGAAAGTGAAAGAACCCCACTTTAAGGTATTTCCTGAATTTACAGGGGCATCATACATGAAACGATATGAGCTGTTTTGTAAAAAACTTATTCGAGAGCGTCATTACACATCTGCATCGTTTATCACCTCTGACAGTGTTAACGGGATTAATGGCATTTATAAAGAACCGTCAACAGATCTTGCTTTCTCTCATTTTGCAAAATCTCTCTCCTCTCATGTAAGGGTTTTTGCGGAATGA
- a CDS encoding nucleoside deaminase, with protein MDITLTLPDWITRELARCPEYLTTHADRMRMIIHFSKLNYKYGTGGPFAAGVFEQHTGKLISIGVNIVVPSNCSSAHAEIMALSIAQKKLKIFDLGKPGMVSHELVVNWRPCAMCYGAVIWSGIQSLVIAGSGKELEEITGFDEGPLHPDWKEELKKRKIDVIDNLLSNEACKVFCEFTESNGFVYNPCRENSVK; from the coding sequence ATGGATATAACTCTTACTTTACCTGATTGGATTACCAGGGAACTTGCACGCTGCCCTGAATATCTCACTACACATGCAGACCGGATGAGGATGATTATTCATTTCTCCAAGTTAAATTATAAATACGGTACCGGTGGGCCGTTTGCGGCAGGAGTATTTGAACAACATACCGGTAAATTAATTTCCATAGGTGTAAATATAGTCGTACCATCAAACTGCTCTTCAGCTCATGCTGAAATAATGGCTTTATCAATCGCCCAAAAGAAACTCAAAATTTTTGATCTTGGAAAGCCCGGCATGGTTTCACATGAACTCGTAGTTAACTGGCGGCCGTGTGCTATGTGTTACGGGGCTGTTATATGGTCTGGCATACAATCGCTTGTGATAGCAGGCAGTGGAAAAGAGCTGGAGGAGATCACAGGCTTTGATGAAGGCCCTCTTCACCCGGATTGGAAAGAGGAACTCAAAAAACGCAAAATAGATGTCATTGATAATCTGTTGAGTAATGAGGCATGCAAGGTTTTCTGCGAGTTCACTGAAAGTAACGGTTTTGTATATAACCCATGCCGCGAAAATTCTGTAAAATAA